GAAGCGCCTCGCGGCGGTGGTGGGGCGGAGGGCGCTGGAGAGGGCCTTCGCCGCGGCGAGGGGCGGGAAGGGCAAGGGACGCTGAGATGAAGATGGAGTTCTCCATAAACGGGGTCTTGAAGACGGTGGACGCGGAGCCGGGGGAGGTGCTGCTCGACGTCCTCCGGCGCGAAGGGTACAAGGGGGCGAAGTTCGGCTGCGGGCAGGGGTTCTGCGGGGCCTGCACCGTGCTCCTGGACGGGGAACCGGTCAACTCCTGTCTTCTGCTCGCCGGGCTCGTCGAGGGAAGGAAGATCACGACGATCGAGGGGATCGGGAGCGTGGACCGGCTCCACCCGATCCAGGAGGCGTTCCTCGACGCCGGCGCCGTGCAGTGCGGCTACTGCACGCCCGGATTCATCCTCTCCGCCAAGTCGCTCCTCGACAAGGACCCGTCGCCGGACGAGGCGCGCATCCGGGGGGGGCTCGACGGAAACTACTGCCGCTGCACCGGGTACGTGAAGATCGTGAACGCCGTGAAGCTCGCCGCGAGGCGGCTGGCGGCGGGGAAGGGCGGCGCGCGCCGCCGGGGGGCACGCCGATGAGCCGGGAGAGGAACTTCAACGAGGTCAACAAGGACCGCCGCCGCGTGGACGGCATCGGGCTCGTCACCGGGCGGGCCCTCTTCACGGACGACTACGACCTGCCCGGGATGCTCTCGGCCAAGGTGCTGAGGAGCCCGCATCCGCACGCCCGCGTCAGGTCCATCGACGCCTCGCGGGCGCGCCGCCTCCCCGGGGTGAAGGCGGTCCTCACCTGGGAGGACGTCCCGCGCGTCATCGTCACCGAGGCGGGGCAGGGGTGCCCGGAGCCGTCCCCCTACGACAAGTTCATCCTCGACCGCAAGGTCCGCTTCGTCGGCGACGAGGTCGCCGTGGTCGCGGCGGAGACGACGGCGATCGCGGAGGCGGCGCTCCGGCTCATCGAGGTCGACTACGAGCCGCTCCCCGCGATTCTCGACCCGCGCGACTCGATGAAGGAGGGCGCCCCGATCATCCACGACGAGCCGGAATGGCTCATCCCCATCCCGGTCGAGATGGACCCGAAGAAGAACCTCTGCGGACGGGCCGACGTCACCATCGGCGACATGGCCGCGGGCTTCGCGGAGGCGGATTTCGTCGTTGAAAACGAATACGAGAACCACTACGCGCAGCACGTCGCCAACGAGCCGCACATCAGCATCAGCTACCTCGATCCCGACAACCGCCTCGTCATCATCTCCTCCACGCAGGTGCCGTTCCACGTCCGCCGCATCGTGGCGCGCGCCCTCGACCTGCCGGTCAAGCGGATCAGGGTCATCAAGCCGCGCATAGGCGGCGGGTTCGGCTCCAAGCAGGACATCGTCACCGAGCCGCTCGCCGCGGCGCTCGCCCTCGCGACGGGGCGCCCGGTGCGCCTCCAGCTCACCCGCGCGGAGGTCTTCGCCTCCTCGCGCACGAGGCACCAGTGCCTCACGACGCTCAAGACGGGGATCAAACGGGACGGGACGCTCACCGCCGTCGAGATGACCGCCCTCCAGAACGCGGGGCCGTACGGGACGCACGGCCTCACCGTGCTCACGAACACCGGATCGAAGATCCTCCCGCTCTTCCGCTGTCCGAACGTCCGCTTCAACGCCTGGTCGGTCTACACGAACCTCTCCCAGGGCGGGGCGTACCGCGGGTACGGCGGCACGCAGTCGGGCCTCGCCGTGAACATCCAGATGGACGAGATGGCCCGTCTCATCGCACTGGACCCTCCCGACCTGTACCGCAGACTCCACATCCGGGAGGGGGAGGGGTCGCCGGTCTTCGCCGCGCTGGGGGAGGGGGCCGAGGGGCATCCGATGACCATCAACTCCTGCGGGCTCTCGGACTGCATCGACATCGTCGTGCGCGAGAGCGGCTGGGCGCACAAACGCGGGAGGCCCGGGACGGGCCGCCTGCGGCGCGGCCTCGGGATGGCGGTGATGATGCAGGGATCCTCCATCCCGAAGATCGACATGGCGTCCTGCTCGATCAAGATGAACGAGGACGGCTCGTTCAACCTCCTCTGCGGGGCGACCGACATCGGGACCGGCTCCGACACGATGATGGCCAAGATCGCGGCCGAGGTGCTCGGCGTGGGAATCGGCGACGTCATCGTCTACTCCTCGGACACCGACCTCACCCCGTTCGACGTCGGGGCCTACGCCTCCTCCACCACCTACCTCTCCGGGATGTCCGCGAAACGGTGCGCGGAGCAGGTGGCCGCGCAGATCCGCGTCGTGGCGGCGGAGCTGCTCGGCGAGGCGGCGGAGGGGATACGGCTCGAGGGGGGGGAGGCGGTCGGGACGAAGGGCGCGGTGACGCTCGCCCGCGTCGGGGCGCGCGCGCTCTACGAGCACGACCAGCACCAGATCGCCGCCTTCGCCTCGGCGTTCTCCGACCAGTCCCCGCCGCCGT
The sequence above is a segment of the Chlamydiota bacterium genome. Coding sequences within it:
- a CDS encoding (2Fe-2S)-binding protein is translated as MKMEFSINGVLKTVDAEPGEVLLDVLRREGYKGAKFGCGQGFCGACTVLLDGEPVNSCLLLAGLVEGRKITTIEGIGSVDRLHPIQEAFLDAGAVQCGYCTPGFILSAKSLLDKDPSPDEARIRGGLDGNYCRCTGYVKIVNAVKLAARRLAAGKGGARRRGARR
- a CDS encoding molybdopterin-dependent oxidoreductase; this translates as MSRERNFNEVNKDRRRVDGIGLVTGRALFTDDYDLPGMLSAKVLRSPHPHARVRSIDASRARRLPGVKAVLTWEDVPRVIVTEAGQGCPEPSPYDKFILDRKVRFVGDEVAVVAAETTAIAEAALRLIEVDYEPLPAILDPRDSMKEGAPIIHDEPEWLIPIPVEMDPKKNLCGRADVTIGDMAAGFAEADFVVENEYENHYAQHVANEPHISISYLDPDNRLVIISSTQVPFHVRRIVARALDLPVKRIRVIKPRIGGGFGSKQDIVTEPLAAALALATGRPVRLQLTRAEVFASSRTRHQCLTTLKTGIKRDGTLTAVEMTALQNAGPYGTHGLTVLTNTGSKILPLFRCPNVRFNAWSVYTNLSQGGAYRGYGGTQSGLAVNIQMDEMARLIALDPPDLYRRLHIREGEGSPVFAALGEGAEGHPMTINSCGLSDCIDIVVRESGWAHKRGRPGTGRLRRGLGMAVMMQGSSIPKIDMASCSIKMNEDGSFNLLCGATDIGTGSDTMMAKIAAEVLGVGIGDVIVYSSDTDLTPFDVGAYASSTTYLSGMSAKRCAEQVAAQIRVVAAELLGEAAEGIRLEGGEAVGTKGAVTLARVGARALYEHDQHQIAAFASAFSDQSPPPFAAHVAEVEVDTETGKVRVVRYVTATDCGVAINPLLAEGQVEGALLNGISYALSERYIYDGNGRLLNPSFGTYGVWFTRDLPEIRTFLVPTYEPTGPFGAKSIAEVNINGPMPAISNAIFDAVGLRLRTPPYTPEKVFMALHRR